A single genomic interval of Synechococcales cyanobacterium CNB harbors:
- a CDS encoding type II and III secretion system protein yields the protein MKPQQRSSCRDHASLLEHLESRCLLSGYFAAGVNYNASVDFFQEFGQYDDDGQIIFGSRNGTAGGSLTPFSNFTFGDANNLFQGSIGFTDPDAFSERTTVGFANRPWGFSFGYEPNNYHVSITYLMNQATNLSEGPGSRDGNFWFNGFVNDVVNDTFMLAKGPGIISGTSLTGEQRFETGDPVPFSYNFLSTGMFADGFTQFDGHSSIALFGNSARTVLQADFDGSDGFRSYSLGIKVNPEANFQASDLAGNIYAMTIAGSPALADFFGVTPTSERFFSYTGALELADAATFRYYWLHDLYALGRDNAPVVFDGSYAVNQDWLSLTARDGERSIGFKLGDDLSTILTGHYRTALAAEFKHTFGGGTLIRDGAPGDFPAVDLSPGDDNDDDDPGTPNVYTFTSASVVADDDGNHYVIAQTTDARQIRFNVTQQGGVGPFTFGLTVGLTDGGQGLKCFGANDSGVYIVRRSPAGEWSTQKVNQSAADAFGITPVSGLDNDGNRTFAGFNQNGTPLRYDINGNEVATVLDEVVNPDGDPAAPTAVADMHVTPWNAWHFFYIDGIGDLRVVWTAPGLNDYFNNNLSTNSGLRNIDATGISAITTDWQAIHVSLTVGGTLWHVWWAPELIGNWVASDFSGIFGEPATNLRPDSTALHFDRVTGDFYNFAIRNDDSDISIFRWEFAQDWSHQTVGGDLQKSNVVVPDGQTRLIGRSDGNLLYRGRVPVLGDIPVLGGLFSARSESDTTSSLLITIQPFLVSDVSDDI from the coding sequence ATGAAGCCGCAACAACGCTCGTCTTGTCGAGATCACGCCTCGCTCCTCGAACATCTCGAGAGTCGGTGCCTGCTTTCCGGCTACTTCGCCGCGGGGGTGAACTACAACGCCTCTGTTGACTTCTTCCAGGAGTTCGGACAGTACGACGACGACGGGCAGATCATCTTCGGCTCGCGCAACGGCACGGCGGGCGGCTCGCTCACGCCGTTCTCGAACTTCACCTTCGGCGACGCGAACAACCTGTTCCAAGGCTCGATCGGGTTCACCGATCCCGATGCCTTCTCGGAGAGAACTACCGTCGGCTTCGCCAACCGGCCCTGGGGCTTCTCCTTCGGCTACGAGCCGAACAACTACCACGTCTCGATCACCTACCTGATGAACCAGGCCACCAACCTGTCCGAAGGCCCCGGCTCACGCGACGGCAACTTCTGGTTCAACGGCTTCGTCAACGACGTCGTCAACGACACCTTCATGCTCGCCAAGGGCCCCGGGATCATCAGCGGGACCAGCCTCACGGGCGAGCAACGCTTCGAGACCGGCGACCCTGTCCCGTTCTCTTACAACTTCCTCTCCACGGGCATGTTCGCCGACGGGTTCACCCAGTTCGACGGTCACTCCTCCATCGCCCTCTTCGGCAACTCCGCCCGAACCGTTCTCCAGGCCGACTTCGACGGCTCCGACGGCTTCCGCAGCTACTCGCTCGGAATCAAGGTGAACCCCGAAGCCAACTTCCAGGCCTCCGACCTGGCGGGCAACATCTACGCCATGACCATCGCCGGCTCCCCCGCCCTCGCGGACTTCTTCGGCGTCACGCCCACCAGCGAGCGGTTCTTCTCCTACACCGGCGCCCTCGAACTCGCCGACGCCGCCACCTTCCGCTACTACTGGCTCCACGACCTTTATGCCCTCGGCCGTGACAACGCCCCCGTCGTCTTCGACGGGTCGTACGCCGTCAACCAGGACTGGCTCTCTCTCACCGCCCGCGACGGCGAGCGATCCATCGGCTTCAAACTCGGCGACGACCTCTCCACGATCCTCACCGGGCACTACCGAACCGCCCTTGCGGCCGAGTTCAAGCACACCTTCGGCGGCGGAACCCTCATCCGCGACGGCGCGCCGGGCGACTTCCCCGCCGTGGACCTCAGCCCAGGCGACGACAACGACGACGACGACCCCGGCACCCCCAACGTCTACACCTTCACCTCCGCCTCCGTCGTCGCCGACGACGACGGCAACCACTACGTCATCGCCCAGACCACCGACGCCCGACAGATCCGATTCAACGTCACACAGCAGGGCGGCGTCGGGCCGTTCACCTTCGGGCTGACCGTGGGACTCACCGACGGCGGACAGGGGCTCAAGTGCTTCGGCGCCAACGATTCCGGCGTTTACATCGTCCGCCGAAGCCCCGCGGGCGAGTGGAGCACCCAGAAGGTCAACCAGTCCGCCGCCGACGCCTTCGGCATCACACCCGTCTCCGGCCTCGACAACGACGGCAACCGAACCTTCGCCGGCTTCAACCAGAACGGCACGCCGCTCCGCTACGACATCAACGGCAACGAGGTCGCCACCGTGCTCGATGAAGTCGTCAACCCCGACGGCGATCCCGCGGCCCCCACCGCCGTCGCCGACATGCACGTCACGCCCTGGAACGCCTGGCACTTCTTCTACATCGACGGGATCGGCGACCTCCGCGTCGTCTGGACCGCGCCGGGCCTCAACGACTACTTCAACAACAACCTCTCCACCAACTCCGGCCTGCGCAACATCGACGCCACCGGCATCAGCGCCATCACCACCGACTGGCAGGCCATCCACGTCAGCCTCACCGTCGGCGGCACCCTCTGGCACGTCTGGTGGGCGCCCGAACTCATCGGCAACTGGGTCGCCTCCGACTTCTCGGGCATCTTCGGCGAACCCGCCACCAACCTCCGGCCCGACTCCACCGCCCTCCACTTCGACCGTGTCACCGGCGACTTCTACAACTTCGCAATCCGAAACGACGACTCCGACATCTCCATCTTCCGATGGGAGTTCGCACAGGACTGGTCGCACCAGACGGTCGGCGGCGACCTCCAGAAGTCCAATGTCGTCGTGCCCGACGGACAGACGCGCCTCATAGGACGATCCGACGGCAACCTCCTCTACCGCGGCCGCGTCCCTGTCCTCGGCGACATCCCCGTTCTCGGCGGCCTCTTCTCAGCCCGATCCGAAAGCGACACGACCTCCAGCCTCCTCATCACCATACAGCCATTCCTCGTCAGCGACGTCAGCGACGACATCTGA
- the purH gene encoding bifunctional phosphoribosylaminoimidazolecarboxamide formyltransferase/IMP cyclohydrolase, with protein sequence MPDLVPIRRALLSVSDKTGIVEFARALAALSVELVSTGGTARALADAGLTVTPVERVTGFPEMMDGRVKTLHPAIHGGILALRDNPDHAEAMRRHTIGPIDLVCVNLYPFERTIARPGVARDEAVEQIDIGGPAMVRSAAKNHEWVAVVSDPADYRRVLDVIERTGGATTRALRTDLAATAFAHTSAYDAAVAAYLLGTSGERFPLQLRLVYERRAQLRYGENPHQAAAAYAFSAWTGPSVVTAEQLHGKPLSYNNLLDAAAALDLALMLAACDSGRVGACVVKHTNPCGAALADDATLAVELAIAGDPLAGYGGIVALSAEVDAAAAERLCAEDAFFEVVVAPSFEWAALERLRERWKNLRILQTGRGARPFGTLEARSIAGGLLLQERDDRPGDTTSWVHAAGPSPTPERLAEARALEAVVRALSSNAVAIGGTAPEGGGVRLFGAGAGQMDRLASCRIAAEKAGVLSRGAIAVSDAFFPFPDGPRVLIDAGVTMIVHPGGSRRDAETFTLCQDRGVTCVTTGIRRFRH encoded by the coding sequence ATGCCCGACCTCGTCCCGATCCGCCGTGCGCTGCTCTCCGTCAGCGACAAGACCGGCATCGTCGAGTTCGCACGCGCCCTCGCCGCCCTGAGCGTCGAACTCGTCTCCACCGGCGGCACCGCTCGCGCACTCGCCGACGCCGGCCTCACCGTCACACCCGTTGAGCGTGTGACCGGCTTCCCCGAGATGATGGACGGCCGAGTCAAGACCCTTCACCCCGCCATCCACGGCGGCATCCTCGCCCTGCGCGACAACCCCGACCACGCCGAAGCGATGCGCCGCCACACCATCGGCCCCATCGACCTCGTCTGCGTCAACCTCTACCCTTTCGAACGAACCATCGCCAGACCTGGCGTCGCGCGGGATGAAGCCGTCGAGCAAATCGACATCGGCGGCCCGGCGATGGTCCGCTCGGCGGCGAAGAACCACGAGTGGGTCGCAGTCGTCTCCGATCCCGCGGACTACCGGCGCGTGCTCGACGTCATCGAACGCACCGGTGGCGCGACCACCCGTGCCCTCCGCACCGACCTCGCTGCCACCGCCTTCGCCCACACCAGCGCGTACGACGCCGCGGTCGCGGCCTACCTGCTCGGCACGAGCGGCGAGCGATTCCCTCTCCAACTCCGGCTGGTTTACGAGCGGCGCGCCCAACTCCGCTACGGCGAGAACCCCCACCAGGCCGCCGCCGCATACGCCTTTTCGGCCTGGACCGGTCCGAGCGTGGTCACCGCCGAGCAACTGCACGGCAAGCCGCTCAGTTACAACAACCTGCTCGACGCCGCGGCCGCCCTCGACCTTGCGCTCATGCTCGCGGCGTGCGATTCGGGCCGTGTCGGCGCGTGCGTCGTTAAGCACACCAACCCATGCGGCGCGGCCCTCGCCGACGACGCCACGCTCGCCGTCGAACTCGCGATCGCCGGCGACCCCCTCGCGGGCTACGGCGGCATCGTCGCGCTCAGCGCGGAGGTGGACGCCGCGGCCGCGGAGCGCCTCTGCGCCGAGGACGCCTTCTTCGAGGTCGTCGTCGCGCCATCCTTCGAGTGGGCCGCGCTCGAACGCCTCCGCGAACGCTGGAAGAACCTCCGCATCCTGCAAACCGGCCGTGGCGCGCGCCCGTTCGGCACGCTCGAGGCCCGATCGATCGCCGGCGGGCTGCTGCTGCAGGAGCGCGACGACAGGCCCGGCGACACCACTTCGTGGGTCCACGCCGCAGGCCCGTCCCCGACGCCAGAGCGCCTCGCCGAGGCCCGCGCCCTGGAAGCCGTCGTCCGCGCTCTGTCCAGCAACGCCGTCGCCATCGGCGGCACGGCCCCTGAAGGGGGGGGGGTGCGGCTCTTCGGTGCGGGCGCGGGTCAGATGGACCGCCTCGCTTCCTGCCGCATCGCCGCCGAGAAGGCGGGCGTCCTCTCCCGTGGCGCGATCGCCGTCAGCGACGCCTTCTTTCCCTTCCCTGACGGACCGCGCGTGCTCATCGACGCCGGCGTGACGATGATCGTCCACCCGGGCGGCTCCAGACGCGACGCCGAGACGTTCACGCTCTGTCAAGACCGAGGCGTGACGTGCGTGACGACCGGCATCAGGCGATTCCGTCATTGA
- a CDS encoding sigma-54-dependent Fis family transcriptional regulator codes for MRWRWRCARRGVWRSIRSRRGGEGQTGTRRSSCPLDCVPMTERDRQGGGRLVAQVLIVEDEPDHAEVMADALRKPGHVCTIVGSVDAAMAELRGGAFDVIVTDLRMPASAGQATLGGRRVGPDGADAGLLVLAAARELQPAAETIMVTAHGDVPTARAAFKEGAYDFVEKPLDLEVFRGVVNRAAETVLLRHESGPLDDLVQHGGFEGIIAGSEPMRRILRTVKTVAASNIPVLITGESGTGKELIAQAVHRNSARAKARYVAFNCAGQAESLLEDQLFGHVRGAFTGAERDREGVFEYANGGTLFLDEIGDMPLSMQAKLLRVLESGEVVRLGSNEPRKTDVRFVSATNQDLQKMVREGTFREDLFFRINGAHVHLPPLRERREDVPRIVRHAIAKYASQLAPDRPTPGITDAALMRLTACPWPGNVRQLLNVVQNMVVTALGEAGEKRGEVTLDSRHIPDEVRAAETDDADESSGAAGSLAGTSLEAIEKRAIRETLRLTAGNREQAAKLLGIGERTLYRKLKEYGLR; via the coding sequence ATGCGCTGGCGGTGGCGCTGTGCGCGGCGCGGCGTTTGGCGGTCGATCCGGTCAAGACGGGGTGGTGAGGGGCAAACCGGAACTCGCCGATCGTCCTGCCCTCTAGACTGTGTGCCCATGACGGAGCGCGACAGACAAGGCGGAGGGCGGCTGGTCGCTCAGGTGCTGATCGTGGAGGACGAGCCGGACCACGCGGAGGTCATGGCCGACGCCCTTCGCAAACCGGGGCACGTCTGCACGATCGTCGGGTCGGTGGACGCGGCGATGGCGGAACTCAGGGGGGGGGCGTTCGACGTCATCGTGACGGACCTGCGGATGCCCGCGTCGGCGGGGCAGGCAACGCTCGGCGGCCGGCGCGTCGGGCCGGACGGAGCGGACGCGGGGCTGCTGGTGCTGGCGGCGGCCCGGGAACTTCAGCCCGCGGCCGAGACGATCATGGTGACGGCGCACGGCGACGTGCCGACGGCGCGGGCAGCGTTCAAGGAGGGGGCGTACGACTTCGTCGAGAAGCCGCTGGACCTCGAGGTCTTCCGCGGGGTGGTGAATCGGGCGGCGGAGACGGTGCTGCTGCGGCACGAGTCCGGCCCGCTCGACGACTTGGTGCAGCACGGCGGGTTCGAGGGGATCATCGCCGGGTCGGAGCCGATGCGGCGCATCCTGCGCACCGTGAAGACGGTCGCGGCGAGCAACATCCCCGTGCTGATCACGGGCGAGAGCGGGACGGGCAAGGAGCTGATCGCGCAGGCGGTGCACCGCAACTCGGCGCGCGCGAAGGCGCGGTACGTGGCATTCAACTGCGCCGGGCAGGCCGAGAGCCTGCTGGAGGACCAGCTGTTCGGGCACGTGCGCGGAGCGTTCACGGGTGCGGAGCGTGACCGCGAGGGCGTGTTCGAGTACGCGAACGGGGGGACGCTGTTCCTCGACGAAATCGGGGACATGCCGCTCTCGATGCAGGCAAAGCTGCTGAGGGTGCTGGAATCGGGCGAGGTCGTTCGGCTTGGCTCGAACGAGCCGCGGAAGACAGACGTGCGGTTCGTGAGCGCGACAAACCAGGACCTGCAGAAGATGGTGCGTGAAGGGACGTTCCGTGAGGATCTGTTCTTCCGCATCAACGGGGCGCACGTGCATCTGCCGCCGCTGCGGGAACGACGCGAGGACGTGCCTCGGATCGTGCGGCACGCGATCGCGAAGTACGCGTCGCAGCTCGCGCCGGACCGTCCGACGCCGGGGATCACCGACGCCGCACTGATGCGTCTGACAGCGTGCCCGTGGCCGGGCAATGTTCGGCAGTTGCTGAACGTGGTGCAGAACATGGTGGTGACCGCGCTGGGCGAGGCGGGAGAGAAGCGCGGCGAGGTGACGCTGGACTCGCGGCACATCCCGGACGAGGTGCGCGCGGCAGAGACGGACGACGCCGACGAGAGCTCGGGTGCGGCAGGCTCGCTCGCGGGAACGAGCCTCGAAGCGATCGAGAAGAGAGCGATCCGAGAGACGCTGCGGCTGACGGCGGGGAACCGCGAGCAGGCGGCGAAGTTGCTCGGGATCGGGGAGCGGACGCTCTATCGAAAACTGAAGGAGTACGGGCTTCGGTGA
- a CDS encoding M23 family metallopeptidase yields the protein MRTVSKIVIAAALTAASALTSSAKAQNDWPITPNDWKSPLYNGYGQYQERAGGLHFHEGVDIEVKAGDEMKAPAWMKDYFVRAIKSDGYNSYLVLAENKAGAYGQTFNLVHLEPHKDLKVGDKIAAGTTLGKVRKGTGHPAHLHFDWANNESAWTKIGKPVDDLLAHVTPAKGNEDTHKPSVGAVRFRVAAHDRLGTHTKNTHGMMDETERDDNDYFFLKVPGGPGKDAAIVGARAATRSIKAGKEDHDGSADFDIVASAWDQWHKDGRYIGVRKIGFQAKGVTAAGDTGAVNTVDFRGQFLGAGQDYDDFRNHELVRALFSNDKRANSNDGSGDNKDLVHCFTVTNADGTGVVKKANMDLYWNSNVRKGEGRKWNTPSSEANDAAKNAHALFPDDFYDVTITVEDYSGNKNTKVQRILLDNFIQTVELEKTNYAMGKPLIIESMLNFLPDAGVPLMLLTARPDRDLPLSLQGQILTYAPMDSEGELFNHTLSPLSEMGSYWLVADYDGDDYFTRRLDAFDRFNVVPGPATLALLGGTLLIPVRRRRLA from the coding sequence ATGCGAACCGTGAGCAAGATCGTGATCGCAGCCGCCCTGACCGCGGCCTCCGCCCTGACCTCCTCCGCCAAGGCCCAGAACGACTGGCCCATCACGCCCAACGACTGGAAGAGTCCGCTCTACAACGGCTACGGCCAGTACCAGGAAAGGGCCGGCGGGCTGCACTTCCACGAGGGCGTGGACATCGAGGTGAAGGCCGGCGACGAGATGAAGGCGCCCGCGTGGATGAAGGACTACTTCGTCCGCGCGATCAAGAGCGATGGATACAACTCCTACCTCGTTCTGGCGGAGAACAAGGCCGGCGCCTATGGACAGACATTCAACCTCGTCCACCTTGAGCCGCACAAGGACCTCAAGGTCGGCGACAAGATCGCCGCAGGCACGACCCTCGGCAAGGTGCGCAAGGGCACGGGTCACCCCGCCCACCTCCACTTCGATTGGGCCAACAACGAGAGCGCGTGGACCAAGATCGGCAAGCCCGTGGACGACCTGCTCGCCCACGTCACGCCCGCGAAGGGAAACGAGGACACCCACAAGCCTTCTGTCGGCGCGGTGCGGTTCCGCGTCGCCGCCCACGACCGCCTCGGCACTCACACCAAAAACACCCACGGCATGATGGACGAGACCGAACGCGACGACAACGACTACTTCTTCCTCAAGGTTCCCGGCGGCCCCGGCAAGGACGCCGCCATCGTCGGCGCTCGCGCCGCCACCCGCAGCATCAAGGCCGGCAAGGAAGACCACGACGGCTCGGCCGACTTCGACATCGTCGCCTCAGCGTGGGACCAGTGGCACAAGGACGGACGCTACATAGGTGTCCGCAAGATCGGATTCCAGGCCAAGGGCGTCACCGCCGCCGGCGACACCGGGGCTGTCAACACCGTGGACTTCCGTGGACAGTTCCTCGGCGCGGGCCAGGACTACGACGACTTCCGCAACCACGAACTCGTCCGCGCACTCTTCTCGAACGACAAGCGAGCAAACTCGAACGACGGCAGCGGCGACAACAAGGACCTCGTGCACTGCTTCACCGTCACCAACGCCGACGGCACGGGTGTCGTCAAGAAGGCGAACATGGACCTCTACTGGAACTCCAACGTCAGGAAGGGCGAAGGTCGGAAGTGGAACACGCCGAGCAGCGAGGCCAACGACGCCGCGAAGAACGCGCACGCCCTCTTCCCCGACGACTTCTACGACGTCACGATCACCGTCGAGGACTACTCGGGCAACAAGAACACCAAGGTCCAACGCATCCTTCTCGACAACTTCATCCAGACCGTCGAACTCGAGAAGACCAACTACGCCATGGGCAAGCCGCTCATCATCGAGTCGATGCTCAACTTCCTCCCCGACGCCGGCGTTCCCCTGATGCTCCTCACCGCGCGCCCCGACCGCGACCTCCCCCTCTCTCTCCAGGGACAAATCCTCACCTACGCCCCGATGGACAGCGAGGGCGAACTCTTCAATCACACGCTCTCGCCCCTCAGCGAGATGGGCTCCTACTGGCTCGTCGCTGACTACGACGGCGATGACTACTTCACCCGCCGGCTCGATGCCTTCGACCGCTTCAACGTCGTCCCCGGCCCCGCGACACTCGCGCTCCTCGGCGGCACGCTCCTCATCCCCGTACGCCGCCGACGCCTCGCCTGA
- a CDS encoding HNH endonuclease, which yields MSAKVLVLNRLYVAVRVVSARRAFALLFRNHAEVIHVENGKYLNYDFATWAEIAELQREFEPAKHDWVRTVRCDLAVPRIIRLLGYDRLPVQQVKLNRRNLFARDRNRCQYCGAFFPTSELTIDHVVPRAQGGGDTWENLVCACVPCNARKGGRTPEQAHMRLVRPVVRPKRNPMISLRLGSEKYASWKAFLDEAYWSVELR from the coding sequence ATGTCGGCCAAGGTGCTGGTGCTCAACCGGCTGTACGTTGCCGTGCGCGTCGTCTCCGCGCGTCGGGCCTTCGCCCTCCTCTTCCGCAACCACGCCGAGGTCATCCACGTCGAGAACGGCAAGTACCTGAACTACGACTTCGCCACCTGGGCGGAGATCGCCGAGCTGCAGCGCGAGTTCGAGCCGGCCAAGCACGACTGGGTGCGCACCGTCCGCTGCGATCTCGCCGTGCCCCGCATCATCCGCCTGCTTGGCTACGACCGCCTGCCGGTGCAGCAGGTGAAACTGAACCGCCGCAATCTCTTCGCCCGCGACCGCAACCGCTGCCAGTACTGCGGGGCTTTCTTCCCGACCAGTGAACTGACCATCGACCACGTCGTCCCGCGCGCCCAAGGCGGCGGCGACACCTGGGAGAACCTCGTCTGCGCCTGCGTCCCCTGCAACGCCCGCAAGGGTGGACGCACCCCGGAGCAGGCCCACATGCGGCTGGTCAGGCCTGTCGTTCGCCCTAAGCGCAACCCGATGATCTCGCTCCGCCTCGGCAGCGAGAAGTACGCCTCGTGGAAGGCCTTCCTCGACGAAGCCTACTGGTCCGTCGAACTCCGCTAG
- a CDS encoding riboflavin synthase gives MFTGIVQAVGRVDALTPIPAGLRIQIDPQGWACRPEPGESIAVNGVCLTCHALPDELPMLVFDAVPETLTRTTLGSLAPGSRVNLERSLRADSLLGGHLVQGHVDALGTVERIAREPEWRVRIRTPESLTPLVVPKGSIAVDGVSLTIACTEPGRAAFEVALIPATLERTTLGGLVEGTHVNLETDIIARTVVHALARIRG, from the coding sequence GTGTTCACCGGCATCGTTCAGGCTGTCGGGCGGGTGGATGCCCTCACGCCGATCCCGGCGGGGCTGCGGATCCAGATCGACCCGCAGGGGTGGGCGTGCCGGCCCGAGCCTGGGGAGTCGATCGCGGTCAACGGGGTGTGCCTGACCTGCCATGCCCTTCCGGACGAGTTGCCGATGCTGGTCTTCGACGCGGTTCCTGAGACGCTGACGCGGACGACTCTCGGCTCGCTCGCTCCCGGGTCGCGGGTGAACCTCGAGCGATCGCTGCGTGCGGACTCACTGCTCGGCGGGCACCTCGTGCAGGGGCACGTCGATGCGCTGGGGACGGTGGAGCGCATCGCGCGCGAGCCGGAGTGGCGCGTGCGAATCCGCACGCCGGAGTCGCTCACGCCGCTGGTGGTGCCGAAGGGGTCGATCGCGGTGGACGGCGTGTCGCTGACGATCGCTTGCACGGAGCCGGGACGGGCGGCGTTCGAGGTTGCGCTGATCCCCGCGACACTGGAACGGACGACGCTCGGTGGCCTGGTCGAGGGAACGCACGTGAACCTCGAGACGGACATCATCGCGCGGACTGTGGTGCACGCGCTGGCGCGCATCCGCGGATGA
- a CDS encoding crossover junction endodeoxyribonuclease RuvC, translating into MGVDPGLRLTGYGCVDGLGERPALVEAGVLRLGAPRPRGADEPRRPPDAVSVSARLAELDGDFRELLVRLRPDVVAVESLFAHYKHPATAIVMGHARGVLLLAIRSAGVRLVEYRPNEVKKSLTGFGHASKEQMQAAVQAFFSLAEPPEPPDVADALAVALCAARRLAVDPVKTGW; encoded by the coding sequence CTGGGCGTCGATCCCGGCCTGCGGCTGACCGGCTACGGGTGCGTGGACGGGCTGGGTGAGCGGCCCGCGCTGGTCGAGGCGGGGGTGTTGCGGCTGGGCGCGCCGCGGCCTCGCGGGGCGGATGAGCCGCGTCGTCCGCCGGACGCTGTGAGTGTGTCGGCGAGACTGGCGGAGCTGGACGGGGACTTCCGCGAGTTGTTGGTACGGCTTCGGCCTGACGTTGTGGCGGTCGAGTCGCTCTTCGCGCACTACAAGCACCCTGCGACCGCGATCGTGATGGGGCACGCGCGGGGGGTGCTGCTGCTGGCGATCCGGTCGGCTGGCGTGCGGCTGGTGGAGTACAGGCCGAACGAGGTGAAGAAGTCGCTGACGGGGTTCGGGCACGCGAGCAAGGAGCAGATGCAGGCGGCGGTGCAGGCGTTCTTTTCTTTGGCTGAGCCGCCCGAGCCGCCGGACGTGGCCGATGCGCTGGCGGTGGCGCTGTGCGCGGCGCGGCGTTTGGCGGTCGATCCGGTCAAGACGGGGTGGTGA
- a CDS encoding 4a-hydroxytetrahydrobiopterin dehydratase — translation MTTKLSESEIQDALAETPEWSEVSGAIQRTYDFKDFVQAMRFVNRVAEYAEKVQHHPDILVRYNKVTISVSTHDAGGITEKDFALAKAVDGMQR, via the coding sequence GTGACGACGAAACTGAGCGAATCGGAGATTCAGGACGCTCTCGCAGAGACGCCGGAGTGGTCGGAAGTCAGCGGCGCCATCCAACGCACCTACGACTTCAAGGACTTCGTCCAGGCGATGCGGTTCGTCAACAGGGTGGCGGAGTACGCGGAGAAGGTCCAGCACCACCCCGACATCCTGGTGCGGTACAACAAGGTGACGATTTCGGTGAGCACACACGATGCGGGGGGCATCACCGAGAAGGACTTCGCGCTGGCGAAGGCGGTGGATGGAATGCAGCGATGA